A stretch of Helicobacter pylori oki112 DNA encodes these proteins:
- a CDS encoding molybdopterin molybdotransferase MoeA produces the protein MISFKEALKIHSSIPLKPLEIEVISLFESIDRILAEDIICIHALPKFNQSAMDGYGFKMQDLGQKTQVVQRIFAGDDVSALEVKENECVKIMTGAMVPKGVETIVPIECMLESHENFALAPKDFKINANIRQKGENASLNSVLVPKNTRLNYGHIALIASQGFKEIKAFRKLKIALFSSGDELVPLGQNALECQVYDVNSVSVFNMLKNYNTHFLGVLKDDKNLQLKILELQDYDVILSSAGVSVGDKDFFKDALKERNALFYYEKVNLKPGKPVTLAQLNQSIIIGLPGNPLSCLLVLRVLILPLLERLSLNKDFKLKLFKAQINAPLKLKGERAHLILGNYSNHQFIPYNNNRYESGAIQALARVDSIALIDEGVGLVQGEIEILRFEN, from the coding sequence ATGATTAGTTTTAAAGAAGCTCTAAAAATCCATTCTAGCATTCCCCTAAAACCCTTAGAAATAGAGGTTATCTCTTTGTTTGAAAGCATAGATCGCATTCTGGCAGAGGATATTATTTGCATTCACGCTTTGCCTAAATTCAATCAAAGCGCAATGGATGGCTATGGGTTTAAGATGCAAGATTTAGGCCAAAAAACTCAAGTCGTTCAGCGCATCTTTGCCGGGGATGATGTGAGCGCTTTAGAAGTTAAAGAGAATGAATGCGTTAAAATCATGACTGGAGCGATGGTGCCAAAGGGAGTAGAAACGATTGTCCCTATAGAATGCATGCTAGAAAGCCATGAAAATTTTGCCCTAGCTCCCAAAGATTTTAAAATAAACGCCAATATCCGTCAAAAGGGCGAAAACGCTTCTTTAAACAGCGTGTTAGTCCCTAAAAATACCCGTTTGAATTACGGGCATATCGCGCTCATTGCCTCTCAAGGGTTCAAAGAAATCAAAGCGTTTAGAAAATTAAAAATCGCTTTATTTAGCAGTGGCGATGAATTAGTGCCTTTAGGGCAAAACGCCCTAGAATGCCAGGTTTATGATGTGAATTCAGTGAGTGTTTTTAACATGCTTAAAAACTACAACACGCATTTTCTAGGGGTTTTAAAAGATGACAAAAATTTACAGCTTAAAATACTTGAATTGCAAGACTATGATGTCATCCTTTCAAGCGCGGGGGTGAGTGTGGGGGATAAAGACTTTTTTAAAGACGCCTTGAAAGAAAGAAACGCCCTTTTTTATTACGAAAAAGTCAATCTCAAACCTGGAAAACCGGTAACTTTAGCCCAACTCAATCAAAGTATTATTATAGGTTTGCCGGGTAATCCTTTAAGTTGCTTATTGGTTTTACGAGTTTTGATTCTACCCTTATTGGAGCGCTTATCTTTAAATAAAGATTTTAAGCTAAAGCTCTTTAAGGCTCAAATCAATGCCCCTTTAAAGCTTAAAGGCGAACGCGCGCATTTAATTTTAGGCAACTATTCAAACCACCAATTCATTCCTTACAACAACAACCGCTATGAATCAGGAGCGATTCAAGCCCTTGCGCGAGTGGATTCTATCGCTTTAATTGATGAAGGAGTGGGATTGGTTCAGGGCGAAATTGAAATTTTAAGGTTTGAAAATTAA
- a CDS encoding EI24 domain-containing protein — MVLSLSILKKSFNDFLSARMLLINLGPILLSLAFFGAVFYYNGASIVGYCQTLLPQSLNDYSHSQGFFASMFAWVFKALVYFLVFWIVILLSLVINIFASIFYTPLVISYLHQKYYPHVVLEEFGSIFFSIKYFLKSLIFMLLWMAVLTPFYFIPFIGVFGVFFSIIPHFLFFKNTMSLDIASMIFNHQSYQNLLKQHRLKHYRFSFFCYLFSLIPFFNLFATLLQTLMLTHYFFILKEKEC, encoded by the coding sequence ATGGTTTTGTCTTTATCTATCCTTAAAAAAAGCTTTAATGATTTTTTAAGCGCTAGAATGCTTTTAATCAATCTTGGCCCTATCCTTTTAAGTCTAGCGTTTTTTGGAGCTGTTTTTTATTACAATGGCGCAAGTATTGTGGGTTATTGCCAAACTTTATTACCGCAATCTTTGAATGACTATTCCCATTCTCAAGGCTTTTTTGCTAGTATGTTCGCATGGGTTTTTAAAGCGTTAGTGTATTTTCTTGTTTTTTGGATCGTGATTCTTTTGAGTTTGGTCATCAATATTTTTGCATCCATTTTTTACACCCCTTTAGTAATCTCTTATTTACACCAAAAATATTATCCCCATGTTGTTTTAGAAGAATTTGGCTCTATTTTTTTTTCTATTAAATATTTTTTAAAATCGCTCATTTTTATGCTTTTATGGATGGCGGTTTTAACGCCCTTTTATTTCATTCCCTTTATAGGGGTCTTTGGGGTCTTTTTTTCCATAATTCCGCATTTTCTTTTTTTCAAAAACACCATGAGTTTGGATATAGCCAGCATGATTTTTAACCATCAAAGCTATCAAAATTTACTCAAACAGCACCGGTTAAAACATTATCGTTTCTCGTTTTTTTGCTATCTTTTTTCCTTAATCCCTTTTTTTAATCTTTTTGCCACTTTATTGCAAACCCTAATGCTAACGCACTACTTTTTTATCCTTAAAGAAAAAGAATGCTAG
- a CDS encoding apolipoprotein N-acyltransferase produces the protein MRLLLFNQNAFLLACMFVSSVYVNVFLDAYAVENPYIPIILTSLLAPLSMLAFLKTPRNSAFALGFFVGALLFYWCTLSFRYSDFTYLLPLIIVLIALVYGVLFYLLLYFENPYFRLLSFLGSGFIHPFGFDWLVPDSFFSYSVFRVDKLSLGLVFLACIFLSAQNLKKYRIIAVLLLLGALDFNGFKTSDLKKVGNIELVSTKTPQDLKFDSNYLNDIENNILKEIKLAQNNQKTLIVFPETAYPIALENSPFKAKLEDLSDNIAILIGTLRTQGYNLYNSSFLFSKKGVQIADKVVLAPFGETMPLPKFLQKPLEKLFFGESAYLYRNASHFSDFTLNDFTFRPLICYEGTSKAAYSNSPSKIFIVMSNNAWFSPSIEPTLQKTLLKYYARRYGKIILHSANFSTSYILNPSLLGDILFRKR, from the coding sequence ATGCGTCTTCTTCTATTCAATCAAAACGCTTTTTTATTGGCGTGCATGTTTGTTTCAAGCGTGTATGTGAATGTTTTTTTAGACGCTTATGCGGTTGAAAACCCCTATATTCCTATCATACTCACAAGCCTATTAGCCCCTTTAAGCATGTTGGCGTTTTTAAAAACCCCTAGAAATAGTGCTTTTGCTTTGGGGTTTTTCGTAGGAGCGTTATTGTTTTATTGGTGCACTTTAAGCTTTCGCTACTCGGATTTCACTTATTTATTGCCCTTAATCATTGTTTTAATAGCGTTAGTTTATGGGGTTTTATTTTATTTGTTGCTCTATTTTGAAAACCCCTATTTCAGGCTTTTGAGTTTTTTAGGCTCTGGTTTTATCCATCCTTTTGGTTTTGATTGGTTAGTCCCGGATAGCTTTTTTTCTTATAGCGTGTTTAGAGTGGATAAGTTATCGCTAGGGCTTGTTTTTTTAGCTTGCATTTTTTTGAGTGCTCAAAATCTTAAAAAATATAGGATCATAGCGGTTTTATTGTTACTTGGCGCGTTGGATTTTAATGGTTTCAAAACAAGCGATTTAAAAAAGGTTGGAAATATTGAATTAGTCTCTACAAAAACGCCCCAAGATTTGAAATTTGACTCAAACTACCTTAATGATATTGAAAACAATATTCTTAAAGAAATCAAGCTCGCTCAAAACAACCAAAAAACCTTGATTGTTTTTCCAGAGACCGCCTACCCCATCGCTTTAGAAAACTCCCCCTTTAAAGCCAAGCTAGAAGATTTAAGCGATAATATTGCTATTTTAATAGGGACATTACGCACCCAAGGCTATAACCTTTATAACAGCTCGTTTTTATTTTCTAAAAAGGGCGTTCAGATCGCTGATAAAGTGGTTTTAGCCCCCTTTGGCGAGACCATGCCTTTACCCAAGTTTCTTCAAAAACCCCTTGAAAAGCTCTTTTTTGGCGAGAGCGCTTATTTATACCGCAACGCTTCTCATTTCAGCGATTTTACATTAAATGATTTTACTTTTCGCCCCCTGATTTGCTATGAAGGCACTTCCAAAGCCGCTTATTCAAACAGCCCTTCAAAAATTTTTATCGTAATGAGCAATAACGCATGGTTTAGCCCAAGCATTGAACCCACCTTACAAAAAACGCTTTTAAAATACTACGCAAGGCGTTATGGTAAAATCATCTTGCACAGCGCGAACTTTTCAACTTCTTACATTTTAAACCCTAGTTTATTAGGCGATATTCTTTTTAGGAAACGATAA
- a CDS encoding class II fructose-bisphosphate aldolase yields MLVKGNEILLKAHKEGYGVGAFNFVNFEMLNAIFEAGNEENSPLFIQASEGAIKYMGIDMAVGMVKIMCERYPHIPVALHLDHGTTFESCEKAVKAGFTSVMIDASHHAFEENLELTSKVVKMAHNAGVSVEAELGRLMGIEDNISVDEKDAVLVNPKEAEQFVKESQVDYLAPAIGTSHGAFKFKGEPKLDFERLQEVKRLTNIPLVLHGASAIPDDVRKSYLDAGGDLKGSKGVPFEFLQESIKGGINKVNTDTDLRIAFIAEVRKVANEDKSQFDLRKFFSPAQLALKNVVKERMKLLGSANKI; encoded by the coding sequence ATGTTAGTTAAAGGCAATGAAATCTTATTGAAAGCCCATAAAGAAGGTTATGGGGTAGGGGCGTTTAATTTCGTGAATTTTGAAATGCTAAACGCTATTTTTGAAGCAGGAAATGAGGAAAATTCCCCGCTTTTCATTCAAGCGAGTGAAGGAGCGATCAAATACATGGGGATTGATATGGCGGTGGGCATGGTGAAAATCATGTGCGAACGCTACCCACACATTCCTGTGGCCTTACACCTAGATCATGGCACGACTTTTGAAAGCTGCGAAAAAGCCGTGAAAGCGGGTTTCACTTCTGTGATGATTGATGCGTCTCATCATGCTTTTGAAGAAAATTTGGAATTGACTTCTAAAGTGGTCAAAATGGCGCATAACGCTGGAGTGAGCGTGGAAGCGGAGTTGGGGCGTTTGATGGGGATTGAAGACAATATTTCAGTGGATGAAAAAGACGCGGTGTTAGTGAATCCTAAAGAAGCGGAGCAGTTTGTCAAAGAATCTCAAGTGGATTACTTAGCCCCAGCCATTGGGACAAGCCATGGAGCGTTTAAGTTTAAGGGCGAGCCCAAATTGGATTTTGAACGCTTGCAAGAAGTCAAAAGGCTCACTAATATCCCTTTAGTTTTGCATGGAGCGAGCGCGATACCAGATGATGTGAGGAAATCTTATTTGGACGCTGGAGGCGATTTGAAAGGCTCTAAGGGCGTGCCTTTTGAATTTTTACAAGAATCTATAAAAGGGGGGATCAATAAGGTCAATACCGACACGGACTTAAGGATCGCTTTTATCGCAGAAGTGCGCAAGGTGGCTAACGAAGATAAGAGTCAATTTGATTTGAGGAAGTTTTTTTCTCCGGCCCAATTAGCGCTTAAAAATGTGGTCAAAGAGCGCATGAAACTTTTGGGCAGCGCTAATAAAATTTAA
- the efp gene encoding elongation factor P, whose protein sequence is MAIGMSELKKGLKIELGGVPYRIVEYQHVKPGKGAAFVRAKIKSFLDGKVIEKTFHAGDKCEEPNLVEKTMQYLYHDGDTYQFMDIESYEQIALNDSQVGEASKWMLDGMQVQVLLYNDKAISVDVPQVVALKIVETAPNFKGDTSSASKKPATLETGAVVQVPFHVLEGEVIKVNTETEEYLEKVK, encoded by the coding sequence ATGGCAATTGGGATGAGCGAGCTCAAAAAGGGCTTGAAAATTGAATTGGGTGGTGTGCCTTATAGGATCGTAGAATACCAGCATGTCAAGCCCGGCAAGGGTGCGGCTTTTGTGCGCGCGAAAATCAAGTCGTTTTTAGATGGTAAGGTGATTGAGAAGACTTTCCATGCGGGGGATAAGTGCGAAGAGCCTAATCTGGTTGAAAAAACGATGCAATACCTTTATCACGATGGCGACACATACCAATTTATGGATATAGAGAGCTATGAGCAAATCGCTTTGAACGACTCTCAAGTGGGTGAGGCTTCTAAATGGATGCTAGACGGCATGCAAGTGCAGGTTTTATTGTATAATGACAAGGCGATTTCAGTGGATGTGCCGCAAGTTGTGGCTTTAAAGATTGTGGAAACGGCTCCTAATTTTAAGGGCGATACTTCCAGTGCGAGCAAAAAACCAGCGACTTTAGAAACCGGTGCGGTCGTGCAAGTGCCTTTCCATGTTTTAGAGGGTGAGGTGATTAAAGTCAATACGGAAACAGAAGAGTATCTTGAAAAGGTGAAATGA
- a CDS encoding ABC transporter ATP-binding protein, whose protein sequence is MIKAINISHAFEKPLYNGVNLCIKPKESLAILGVSGSGKSTLLSHLATMLKPNSGTISLLEHQDIYALNSKKLLELRRLKVGIIFQSHYLFKGFSALENLQVASILAKQEINHSLLEQLGIAHTLKQGVGELSGGQQQRLSIARVLSKKPKIIIADEPTGNLDTTSANQVISMLQNYITEKEGSLVLATHDEHLAFTCSQVYRLEKEVLIKEK, encoded by the coding sequence ATGATTAAAGCGATTAATATTTCTCATGCTTTTGAAAAGCCTCTTTATAATGGCGTGAATTTGTGCATCAAGCCCAAAGAAAGCCTAGCGATTTTAGGCGTGAGCGGGAGCGGTAAAAGCACGCTTTTAAGCCATTTAGCCACCATGCTAAAACCCAATAGTGGGACGATTAGTTTGTTAGAACACCAAGATATTTATGCCTTAAATTCCAAAAAGCTTTTGGAATTACGGCGCTTAAAAGTGGGCATAATCTTCCAATCGCATTACCTTTTTAAGGGTTTTAGCGCTTTAGAAAACTTGCAAGTCGCTTCCATCCTAGCCAAGCAAGAAATAAATCATTCCCTTTTAGAACAATTAGGCATAGCCCACACCCTAAAGCAAGGCGTGGGTGAATTGAGCGGTGGCCAGCAACAACGCTTAAGCATCGCCAGAGTGCTTTCTAAAAAACCCAAAATCATTATCGCTGATGAACCCACCGGGAATTTAGACACCACTAGCGCTAATCAAGTCATCAGCATGCTGCAAAATTACATTACAGAAAAAGAAGGATCGTTAGTTTTAGCCACGCATGATGAGCATTTGGCTTTCACTTGCTCTCAAGTCTATCGCCTAGAAAAAGAAGTTTTGATTAAGGAAAAATAA
- the cbf2 gene encoding peptidylprolyl isomerase CBF2 — MKKNILNLALVGALSASFLMAKPAHNANNATHNTKKTTDSSAGVLATVDGRPITKSDFDMIKQRNPNFDFDKLKEKEKEALIEQAIRTALVENEAKAEKLDQTPEFKAMMEAVKKQALVEFWAKKQAEEVKKIQIPEKEMQDFYNANKDQLFVKQEAHARHILVKTEDEAKRIISEIDKQPKTKKEAKFIELANRDTIDPNSKNAQNGGDLGKFQKNQMAPDFSKAAFALTPGNYTKTPVKTEFGYHIIYLISKDSPVTYTYEQAKPTIKGMLQEKLFQERMNQRIEELRKHAKIVINK, encoded by the coding sequence ATGAAAAAAAATATCTTAAATTTAGCGTTAGTGGGCGCGTTGAGTGCGTCGTTTTTGATGGCTAAGCCGGCTCATAACGCAAATAACGCTACACATAACACGAAAAAAACGACTGATTCTTCAGCAGGCGTGTTAGCGACAGTGGATGGCAGGCCTATCACCAAAAGCGATTTTGACATGATTAAGCAACGAAATCCTAATTTTGATTTTGACAAGCTTAAAGAGAAAGAAAAAGAAGCCTTGATTGAGCAAGCCATTCGCACCGCACTTGTAGAAAATGAAGCTAAAGCAGAAAAGCTCGATCAGACTCCAGAATTTAAAGCGATGATGGAAGCGGTTAAAAAACAGGCTTTGGTGGAATTTTGGGCTAAAAAACAGGCTGAAGAAGTGAAAAAAATCCAAATCCCAGAAAAAGAAATGCAGGATTTCTACAACGCTAATAAAGATCAGCTTTTTGTCAAGCAAGAAGCCCATGCTAGGCATATTTTAGTGAAAACCGAGGATGAGGCTAAACGGATTATTTCTGAGATTGACAAACAGCCAAAGACTAAAAAAGAAGCCAAATTCATTGAGTTAGCCAATCGGGATACGATTGATCCTAACAGCAAGAATGCGCAAAATGGCGGTGATTTAGGGAAATTCCAAAAAAACCAGATGGCTCCGGATTTTTCTAAAGCCGCTTTCGCTTTAACTCCTGGGAATTACACTAAAACCCCTGTTAAAACAGAGTTTGGTTATCATATTATCTATTTGATTTCTAAAGATAGCCCTGTAACTTATACTTATGAACAGGCTAAACCTACCATTAAGGGGATGTTACAAGAAAAGCTTTTCCAAGAACGCATGAATCAACGAATCGAGGAATTAAGGAAGCACGCTAAAATTGTTATCAACAAGTAA
- the fliR gene encoding flagellar biosynthetic protein FliR, with the protein MLDFIQELSTPHVRDFFLLFLRVSGVLSFFPFFENHLVPLSVRGALSLYVSAIFYPTLEFSNAAYTPEGFIIACLCELFLGVCASIFLQIVFASLVFATDSISFSMGLTMASAYDPISGSQKPIVGQALLLLAILILLDLSFHHQIILFVDHSLKAVPLGQFVFEPALAKNIVKAFSHLFVIGFSMAFPILCLVLLSDIIFGMIMKTHPQFNLLAIGFPVKIAIGFVGIILITSAIMGRFKEEISLAFKAISKIF; encoded by the coding sequence ATGCTAGATTTCATTCAAGAGCTTAGCACCCCCCATGTTAGGGATTTTTTCTTGTTGTTTTTAAGGGTTAGCGGCGTGCTGTCTTTCTTCCCTTTTTTTGAAAACCATTTAGTGCCTTTGTCGGTGCGTGGGGCTTTGAGCTTGTATGTGAGCGCGATTTTTTACCCCACTTTAGAGTTTTCAAACGCCGCTTACACGCCAGAGGGTTTTATTATTGCTTGCTTGTGCGAGCTGTTTTTAGGGGTGTGCGCGTCTATTTTTTTACAAATCGTCTTTGCAAGCTTGGTGTTTGCAACCGATAGCATCAGCTTTTCTATGGGGCTTACAATGGCGAGCGCGTATGATCCTATTTCAGGATCGCAAAAACCCATTGTAGGGCAAGCCCTTTTATTGTTAGCGATTTTAATTTTATTGGATTTATCGTTCCACCATCAAATCATTTTGTTTGTGGATCACAGCTTAAAAGCCGTCCCTTTAGGGCAATTTGTCTTTGAGCCAGCGTTGGCTAAAAACATTGTCAAAGCCTTTTCGCATTTGTTTGTCATAGGGTTTTCTATGGCGTTCCCTATTTTATGCTTGGTGTTATTGAGCGATATTATTTTTGGCATGATCATGAAAACCCACCCTCAATTCAACCTGCTTGCTATCGGGTTTCCGGTTAAAATTGCTATCGGGTTTGTGGGCATTATTTTAATCACTTCGGCTATCATGGGGCGTTTTAAAGAAGAAATCAGTTTGGCGTTTAAAGCCATTAGCAAAATCTTTTAA
- the pseI gene encoding pseudaminic acid synthase → MLQRPKIVAELSANHNQDLNLAKESLHAIKESGADFVKLQTYTPSCMTLNSKEDPFIIQGTLWDKENLYELYQKASTPLEWHAELFELAKKLDLGIFSSPFSSKALELLESLNCPMYKIASFEIVDLDLIEKAARTQKPIILSSGIATSVELQDAISLCKGVGNFDITLLKCVSAYPSQIEDAHLLSMVKLGETFGVKFGLSDHTIGSLCPILATTLGASMIEKHFILNKSLQTPDSAFSMDFNGFKSMVEAIKQSVLALGEEEPKINPKTLEERRFFMRSLFVIKDIQKGEALTSDNIKALRPNLGLHPKFYKEILGQKASKFLKANTPLSTDDIERPL, encoded by the coding sequence ATGTTACAACGCCCTAAAATTGTCGCTGAATTGAGCGCTAATCATAACCAGGATTTAAACCTCGCCAAAGAAAGCCTTCATGCCATTAAGGAAAGCGGCGCGGATTTTGTCAAGCTCCAAACCTACACGCCAAGCTGCATGACTTTAAACTCTAAAGAAGATCCTTTCATCATTCAAGGCACTTTATGGGATAAAGAAAATTTGTATGAATTGTATCAAAAGGCTTCTACCCCCCTAGAATGGCATGCGGAATTGTTTGAATTGGCTAAAAAGCTTGATTTAGGCATTTTTAGCTCGCCTTTTAGTTCAAAAGCCTTAGAGCTTTTAGAGAGCCTAAATTGCCCCATGTATAAGATCGCTAGTTTTGAAATCGTTGATTTAGATTTGATTGAAAAGGCCGCTCGCACACAAAAGCCCATTATCCTTTCTAGCGGTATCGCTACAAGCGTTGAATTGCAAGACGCTATCTCGTTGTGCAAAGGAGTGGGTAATTTTGACATCACCCTTTTAAAATGCGTGAGCGCTTATCCCAGCCAAATAGAAGACGCTCATTTATTGAGCATGGTTAAATTAGGTGAAACCTTTGGCGTTAAATTTGGCTTGAGCGATCACACGATTGGCTCTCTTTGCCCCATTCTAGCCACCACTTTAGGAGCGAGCATGATAGAAAAGCATTTCATTTTAAACAAATCCTTACAAACCCCAGACAGCGCTTTTAGCATGGATTTTAACGGATTTAAAAGCATGGTTGAAGCCATCAAACAAAGCGTTTTAGCCTTGGGCGAAGAAGAGCCTAAAATCAATCCAAAGACTTTAGAGGAGCGGAGATTCTTTATGCGCTCTTTATTTGTCATTAAGGATATTCAAAAAGGCGAAGCATTGACTAGCGATAATATCAAAGCCTTACGCCCCAACCTTGGCTTACACCCTAAATTCTATAAAGAAATTTTAGGCCAAAAGGCATCAAAATTCTTAAAAGCCAACACCCCTTTAAGCACTGATGATATAGAACGCCCATTGTAG
- a CDS encoding CvpA family protein yields MNYIDLALLVVVVAFGIRGFYHGFVSEVAGTLGIVLGVYLASRYSVAVGNLFSEHLYDLRNETMTNLIGFLLVLASIWVFFLAFGVLLGKVLVFSGLGIIDKALGFIFSCLKTFLVLSFILYALSKMEVMKDANAYLQEKSAFFSTIKSVASKIMRLDGVKHVEQNLKDNLEEMSDEVKNKESFNKNKQSFDKTMDKGVEALKEKAKDLPKNMLDPKANQTPPNPTPSNKEPL; encoded by the coding sequence TTGAACTATATTGATTTGGCGTTACTTGTGGTGGTGGTGGCCTTTGGGATTAGAGGATTTTATCATGGCTTCGTGAGTGAAGTGGCGGGGACTTTAGGGATTGTGCTTGGCGTGTATTTAGCGTCTCGCTATTCTGTGGCTGTTGGGAATTTATTTTCAGAGCATTTGTATGATTTAAGAAATGAAACCATGACGAATCTCATCGGTTTTTTATTGGTGTTAGCGTCTATTTGGGTGTTTTTTTTAGCTTTTGGAGTGTTGCTAGGCAAGGTGTTAGTCTTTAGCGGGTTAGGCATTATAGACAAAGCGTTAGGGTTTATTTTTTCATGCTTGAAGACTTTTTTAGTGCTTTCTTTCATCCTTTATGCGCTCTCTAAAATGGAAGTGATGAAAGACGCTAACGCCTATTTGCAAGAAAAAAGCGCTTTTTTTTCTACCATAAAAAGCGTCGCTAGTAAGATCATGCGCCTTGATGGCGTCAAACATGTGGAGCAAAACCTTAAAGACAACCTTGAAGAAATGAGCGATGAAGTCAAAAATAAAGAATCTTTTAATAAAAATAAACAATCTTTTGATAAAACGATGGATAAGGGCGTGGAAGCTTTAAAGGAAAAGGCTAAAGACTTGCCTAAAAACATGCTGGATCCAAAAGCTAACCAAACCCCACCAAACCCCACCCCATCTAATAAAGAACCCCTATAA